In Streptomyces nojiriensis, one genomic interval encodes:
- a CDS encoding winged helix-turn-helix domain-containing protein, translating to MLRFHFAAEDLALVRVTVLGPLAETQLSLWNLQRRDRKALFGGWRMRTGPLVTSDGPDTARFLSRPAGGLVDLFTLVGAAGCMDEGVQRLNGTPGRRLRAEFAVLPSRDGWRAPWLTEAMSADPRAVRRLVSSLQDCHRVAVAPYWGRIHRHLDGEVARRGRLMVEGGVGALLDSLRPMAVWKPPVLEIPGYRPLDHPEADFHLAGRPLVLAPSVFCGPVPQLFAGPRSDTVVMVYPALNSPVEAAGLWAPPADSRQVDSPVPPALSALLGRTRAVVLCVIADHPACTTSQLAERAGISPASASEHATTLRGAGLTSLTRERKAALHTVTHLGFTLLNSGGSAPSGI from the coding sequence GTGCTGCGGTTTCACTTCGCTGCGGAGGATCTGGCACTGGTCAGGGTCACTGTTCTGGGTCCGCTCGCGGAGACGCAGTTGAGCTTGTGGAACCTGCAGCGGCGTGATCGCAAGGCGCTGTTCGGCGGCTGGCGGATGCGCACGGGCCCGCTGGTCACCAGTGACGGGCCGGACACGGCGCGGTTCCTCAGCCGACCCGCCGGTGGTCTGGTGGATCTGTTCACCCTGGTGGGCGCGGCAGGCTGTATGGACGAGGGGGTGCAGCGGCTGAACGGTACGCCGGGCCGTCGGCTGCGCGCGGAGTTCGCCGTGCTTCCGTCCAGGGACGGGTGGCGGGCGCCGTGGCTGACCGAAGCGATGAGTGCCGACCCGCGGGCCGTGCGGAGGCTCGTCTCCTCGCTGCAGGACTGCCACCGCGTCGCGGTGGCGCCGTACTGGGGACGGATCCATCGGCACCTGGACGGGGAAGTGGCCCGGCGGGGGCGGCTCATGGTGGAGGGCGGGGTGGGGGCGTTGCTGGACAGCCTGCGCCCGATGGCCGTGTGGAAGCCGCCCGTACTGGAGATCCCGGGCTACCGGCCGCTGGACCACCCGGAAGCCGACTTCCACCTGGCGGGCCGTCCACTCGTTCTGGCTCCATCGGTGTTCTGCGGTCCGGTCCCCCAGTTGTTCGCCGGCCCCCGGTCCGACACGGTCGTCATGGTGTATCCGGCGCTGAACAGCCCCGTGGAGGCGGCCGGCCTGTGGGCTCCCCCGGCCGATTCGCGCCAGGTCGACTCTCCTGTGCCACCGGCTCTGTCCGCGCTCCTCGGCCGTACCAGGGCGGTCGTGCTGTGCGTGATAGCCGACCATCCTGCGTGCACCACTTCGCAGCTTGCCGAGCGGGCGGGCATTTCACCGGCCAGCGCGAGCGAGCACGCCACCACGCTGCGCGGCGCCGGGCTGACCTCCCTCACCCGGGAGCGGAAGGCGGCCCTCCATACCGTGACCCATCTCGGTTTCACCCTGCTGAACTCGGGCGGTTCGGCCCCGTCCGGCATCTGA
- a CDS encoding SMI1/KNR4 family protein, translating to MANALPRLLEIAPAPSRPRHKDWGEVEGILAVGLPDDYKELIGLYGGSHWDDYLYVLEPDCPNRHYDLLKWAEYQFDDLEDLWTVEKKPAELETEGAVVIPWATTDNGECLYWLVLPGVEPNEWTVMVNEVRGPRWEHHSVSCTQFLASALTGELRSDILSSLFPLATHQFRRLGAV from the coding sequence ATGGCCAACGCGCTTCCCCGTCTCCTCGAGATCGCCCCGGCGCCGAGCCGGCCCCGCCACAAGGATTGGGGCGAGGTCGAAGGCATCCTCGCGGTCGGACTCCCCGACGACTACAAAGAGCTCATCGGCCTCTACGGGGGAAGCCACTGGGACGACTACCTCTACGTCCTGGAGCCCGACTGCCCCAACCGGCACTACGACCTCCTCAAGTGGGCCGAGTACCAGTTCGACGACCTGGAAGACCTGTGGACAGTCGAGAAGAAGCCGGCAGAACTGGAGACCGAGGGGGCCGTGGTCATCCCCTGGGCGACCACGGACAACGGGGAATGCCTGTACTGGCTCGTCCTTCCGGGCGTTGAGCCGAACGAATGGACCGTCATGGTGAACGAGGTGAGAGGCCCCCGATGGGAACACCACTCCGTATCGTGCACGCAATTCCTCGCGTCCGCCCTCACCGGAGAGCTGCGGTCGGACATCCTCTCGTCACTCTTCCCCCTGGCCACCCATCAATTCCGCCGCCTCGGTGCTGTGTGA
- a CDS encoding AEC family transporter — protein sequence MGGAAALEKLVPVLLAFGGGVLLARRKIVPAEASKVFSDYAFLFAVPCYLFGNIYASDLGALFNWRAIGGYAGAAALAVVAVAAAAIAHGLREPRDVALRVMAGVQVNTAYFAVPVFITVFGTAAPIFPILLFQVCVLSLVVIALMELGRAGPAAGGPGRRLSRAVGASLATPLVLACNAGILLNLLSVRVPAVVLDGAAFVGDSASPVALFALGLHLGGLGLDLRGTTREELALIGFKCLAFPLLTWAVCGLLVGVRGEWLAYLVLIAAMPTPQNLFIFAQRYDVGVDLSASIVIKSSLVSLLLLPLWLQTVAA from the coding sequence ATGGGTGGCGCGGCGGCGTTGGAGAAATTGGTGCCAGTGCTGCTGGCGTTCGGCGGCGGGGTACTGCTCGCCCGCCGGAAGATCGTTCCGGCCGAGGCGTCGAAGGTCTTCTCCGACTACGCCTTCCTCTTCGCCGTCCCCTGCTACCTCTTCGGCAACATCTACGCCAGCGACCTCGGAGCCCTGTTCAACTGGCGGGCGATCGGCGGCTATGCCGGGGCCGCGGCCCTCGCCGTGGTGGCGGTCGCCGCTGCGGCGATCGCCCACGGCCTGCGCGAGCCCCGCGACGTGGCGCTGCGGGTGATGGCGGGAGTCCAGGTGAACACCGCCTACTTCGCCGTCCCCGTCTTCATCACCGTGTTCGGGACGGCGGCGCCGATCTTCCCGATCCTGCTGTTCCAGGTCTGCGTACTGTCCCTGGTCGTCATCGCCCTCATGGAACTGGGCCGCGCGGGCCCGGCCGCCGGCGGTCCGGGCCGCCGCCTCTCCCGTGCCGTCGGAGCCTCGCTCGCGACCCCGCTGGTCCTCGCCTGCAACGCGGGGATCCTGCTCAACCTGCTCTCGGTACGGGTCCCGGCCGTCGTGCTGGACGGCGCCGCGTTCGTCGGGGACAGCGCCTCACCGGTGGCGCTGTTCGCCCTCGGCCTCCACCTGGGCGGCCTCGGTCTCGACCTGCGGGGCACCACCCGCGAGGAACTCGCCCTCATAGGCTTCAAGTGCCTGGCGTTCCCGCTGCTGACCTGGGCGGTGTGCGGGCTGCTCGTCGGTGTGCGGGGCGAGTGGCTCGCGTACCTCGTCCTGATCGCGGCGATGCCGACCCCGCAGAACCTGTTCATCTTCGCCCAGCGCTACGACGTAGGCGTCGACCTCTCCGCGTCGATCGTGATCAAGAGTTCGCTGGTGTCCCTCCTGCTGCTGCCCCTGTGGCTGCAGACCGTGGCGGCGTAG
- a CDS encoding xanthine dehydrogenase family protein molybdopterin-binding subunit, whose product MDSSPAAPAPSLGSPATRREGPEKVTGRARYAAEHALPDRAYAWPVPATVARGRVTAVDTAGALALPGVLSVLTPYDAPRLGPCDDPTLRVLQDPDVPHRGWYVALAVAETPEAARAAAAAVRVRYDAEPHDAVLHTGHPAAYTPEVVNGGYPAHREKGDAAAAFAAAPVRVDCAYAVPPLHNHPMEPHAATARWDADTDGDGGGDGGGGTLTVYDSSQGSGLVRSTLASLFGLPPDRVTVVSEHVGGAFGCKGTPRPHVVLAVMAARQTGRPVTIALPRRHLAAVVGHRAPTLHRVRLGARTDGTLTALAHEVTTHTSRVREFVEQAAVPARVMYAAPALLTTHRVVPLDVPTPSWMRAPGESPGMYALESAMDELACALGIDPVELRVRNEPDAEPDSGHPFSSRHLVECLREGAARFGWAAHRTPRRDGPLLIGTGVASATYPVYVAPSSARAHALPDGTYLVQINATDLGTGARTVLAQVAADALRVALDRVTVEIGHSALPQGSVAGGSAGTASWGWAVHDACTSLVALLARRSGPIPETGVSVPADTTASAKQKSPYARHAFGAHFAEVQADTVTGEVRVRRLLGVFAAGRILNPLTARSQFVGGMVMGLGMALTEHSTMDPAFGDFTENDLASYHVPTHADVPDIEVHWLDEHDKHLNPTGGKGIGEIGIVGTAAAIGNAFHHATGCRIREIPLTPDRVLAAIG is encoded by the coding sequence ATGGACTCCAGCCCCGCCGCACCGGCACCCTCCCTCGGCAGCCCCGCCACCCGCCGGGAGGGGCCGGAGAAGGTCACGGGCAGGGCCCGCTACGCGGCCGAGCACGCCCTGCCGGACCGGGCGTACGCATGGCCGGTGCCCGCCACCGTGGCCCGCGGACGCGTCACCGCCGTCGACACCGCAGGCGCGCTCGCGCTGCCCGGCGTCCTCTCCGTCCTCACGCCCTACGACGCGCCCCGGCTGGGCCCCTGCGACGACCCCACCCTCCGCGTGCTGCAGGACCCCGACGTGCCCCACCGCGGCTGGTACGTGGCCCTGGCGGTAGCCGAGACCCCGGAGGCCGCCCGGGCCGCGGCCGCGGCCGTCCGCGTCCGCTACGACGCCGAGCCCCACGACGCCGTGCTGCACACCGGCCACCCGGCCGCCTACACCCCCGAGGTGGTCAACGGCGGCTATCCGGCCCACCGCGAGAAGGGCGACGCGGCCGCCGCGTTCGCCGCCGCGCCGGTACGCGTGGACTGCGCGTACGCCGTACCGCCGCTGCACAACCACCCCATGGAGCCGCACGCCGCCACCGCCCGCTGGGACGCCGACACCGATGGCGACGGGGGCGGCGACGGGGGCGGGGGCACCCTCACCGTGTACGACTCCAGCCAGGGGTCCGGACTCGTACGCTCCACCCTGGCCTCCCTCTTCGGGCTGCCCCCGGACCGCGTCACGGTGGTCTCCGAACACGTCGGCGGCGCCTTCGGCTGCAAGGGCACTCCCCGCCCGCACGTCGTCCTCGCCGTGATGGCCGCACGGCAGACCGGCCGCCCCGTCACCATCGCCCTGCCCAGGCGCCACCTCGCGGCCGTCGTCGGCCACCGCGCGCCCACCCTGCACCGCGTGCGCCTGGGCGCCCGTACGGACGGCACGCTCACCGCCCTCGCCCACGAGGTCACCACCCACACCTCCCGCGTCCGGGAGTTCGTCGAACAGGCCGCCGTCCCCGCCCGCGTCATGTACGCCGCGCCCGCCCTCCTCACCACCCACCGCGTGGTGCCCCTCGACGTGCCCACCCCCTCCTGGATGCGGGCACCCGGCGAGAGTCCCGGCATGTACGCCCTGGAGTCGGCCATGGACGAGCTGGCCTGCGCCCTCGGCATCGACCCGGTCGAGCTGCGCGTCCGCAACGAACCCGACGCGGAACCCGACAGCGGCCACCCGTTCAGCAGCCGCCATCTGGTGGAATGCCTGCGCGAGGGGGCCGCCCGGTTCGGCTGGGCCGCGCACCGCACACCGCGCCGGGACGGCCCGCTGCTGATCGGCACCGGGGTCGCATCCGCCACCTACCCGGTGTACGTCGCCCCCTCCTCGGCGCGGGCGCACGCCCTCCCCGACGGTACGTACCTCGTACAGATCAACGCCACCGACCTCGGCACCGGCGCCCGCACCGTCCTGGCGCAGGTCGCCGCCGACGCGCTGCGGGTCGCCCTGGACCGGGTGACGGTGGAGATCGGGCACTCCGCGCTGCCGCAGGGCTCGGTGGCCGGCGGCTCGGCCGGTACGGCCTCCTGGGGCTGGGCGGTCCACGACGCCTGCACGAGCCTGGTCGCCCTGCTCGCCCGCCGCTCCGGCCCGATCCCGGAGACCGGAGTGTCCGTCCCCGCCGATACGACGGCCTCCGCCAAGCAGAAGTCCCCGTACGCCAGGCACGCGTTCGGCGCCCACTTCGCGGAGGTGCAGGCCGACACCGTCACGGGCGAGGTCCGGGTCCGCAGGCTCCTGGGCGTCTTCGCCGCGGGCCGCATCCTGAACCCGCTCACCGCCCGCTCCCAGTTCGTCGGAGGCATGGTCATGGGCCTGGGCATGGCCCTCACCGAACACAGCACCATGGACCCGGCTTTCGGCGACTTCACCGAGAACGACCTCGCCTCCTACCACGTCCCCACCCACGCCGACGTGCCCGACATCGAGGTGCACTGGCTGGACGAGCACGACAAGCACCTCAACCCGACGGGCGGCAAGGGCATCGGCGAGATCGGCATCGTCGGCACGGCGGCGGCCATCGGCAACGCCTTCCACCACGCGACCGGCTGCCGGATCCGTGAAATCCCCCTCACCCCGGACCGCGTCCTGGCGGCCATCGGCTGA
- a CDS encoding DUF4839 domain-containing protein, with product MADEIRYEYKTVQAVRGTDGLVISKMQKDGWELVDREAQGMLRSTLEFRRPKKPQPRLLIGTAAAVLVILAVVIGTGAALEDGGGKKDRSDKSTAVASDKPSAASTPTAAVSAAAEVITPQNDPEFAALLKGDTCDGANLDFATRHAGRTISFDGSIVNMAPHGDQHTRYDLLLGPGDKGPNTGVGPAFKYEDVNISDLKLTGKKIPDTVGAGDKFRFVAEVGKFNAAQCVFFLDPVSTETR from the coding sequence ATGGCTGACGAGATCAGGTACGAGTACAAGACCGTGCAGGCGGTTCGCGGCACCGACGGCTTGGTGATCTCGAAGATGCAGAAGGACGGCTGGGAACTCGTGGACCGGGAAGCCCAGGGCATGCTGCGCTCCACCCTCGAATTCCGTCGGCCGAAGAAGCCGCAGCCGAGGCTCCTGATCGGCACGGCGGCCGCCGTCCTCGTGATCCTGGCCGTCGTCATCGGTACCGGCGCCGCACTCGAGGACGGGGGCGGGAAGAAGGACCGGTCGGACAAGTCGACGGCCGTTGCGAGCGACAAGCCTTCCGCTGCGTCGACTCCGACGGCTGCCGTGTCGGCCGCCGCTGAGGTGATCACTCCTCAGAACGACCCGGAGTTCGCGGCGCTGTTGAAGGGGGACACGTGCGACGGCGCGAACCTGGACTTCGCGACCAGGCACGCGGGTCGGACGATCTCGTTCGACGGGTCGATCGTGAACATGGCGCCCCACGGTGACCAGCACACCCGCTACGACCTCCTCCTGGGCCCGGGCGACAAGGGACCGAACACGGGGGTCGGCCCGGCCTTCAAGTACGAGGACGTCAACATCTCGGACCTGAAGCTGACCGGCAAGAAGATCCCCGACACCGTCGGCGCGGGCGACAAGTTCCGCTTCGTCGCCGAGGTGGGCAAATTCAACGCGGCCCAGTGCGTCTTCTTCCTCGACCCCGTCTCGACGGAGACCCGGTAG